Proteins encoded within one genomic window of Humulus lupulus chromosome 1, drHumLupu1.1, whole genome shotgun sequence:
- the LOC133782765 gene encoding GPI transamidase component PIG-T homolog isoform X1 encodes MATLPLKQFLFLYLILFFRFLYANAALRSIFGEEEFSEELLLRPLPDRKVLAHFHFESRAPPTSSNGRHHHLFPKAISQLVQKFRIKEMELSFTQGRWNYERWGGFDPIPSNNAKPPGVELWAVFDAPQRQVDALWKNLTHALSGMFCASINFLESSTSYSAPKWGFRSGSGSLRYGTLPREAVCTENLTPWLKLLPCRDKAGLAALMDRPSIYKGFYHSQRLHLTSTGFDSDGVDSGILLEQTLTVVLQPYESRIISTSQETKSQPSWSLTSIFEREVNGRCVLAKSSNVYLQLDGGLVAELDNLPKENEMSVADDIVYEGLRSSPGFQLSVKPDKVLEEVNGSYKRNPSLLYVYSLEKYSESEPFDLGLTWKLPIVWSCQQAPLHASRFLMGSGNERGAIAISFKSTGLSEELLHLDTTEESCKLQVKIFQVVPWYIKVYYHTLQVFVDEKPQAVSDAVEKMHVSPSEDKVSPGSMEVLLKLPCGMISAVVTLEFDKGFLHIDEYPPDANQGFDIPSAIISYPNFQASIQYMEDKSLETLPILAKFQENSSVLSYTEVLLVPLTTPDFSMPYNVITITCTVFALYFGSLLNVLRRRVAEEERFLKNKDAKNASPISKFLSKIAGRSLETSESPSTKSSFFSLKLILKVTLVTGIAVVWKFYLE; translated from the exons CTCCAATGGCCGCCACCACCATCTTTTCCCCAAAGCCATCTCTCAGCTG GTTCAGAAATTTCGAATTAAGGAAATGGAATTGTCTTTCACACAAGGTCGTTGGAACTATGAACGTTGGGGTGGTTTTGACCCCATACCAAGCAACAACGCCAAACCTCCTGGAGTGGAGTTATGGGCTGTCTTTGATGCCCCTCAGCGTCAAGttgatgctttatggaagaatctaactcatGCTCTTTCTGGAATGTTTTGTGCTTCCATTAACTTTCTAGAATCTTCAACCTCTTATTCTGCTCCTAAATGGGGCTTTCGCTCAGGTTCAGGCAGTCTGAGATATGGTACTTTGCCAAGGGAGGCTGTTTGTACTGAGAATCTAACTCCTTGGCTCAAGCTTCTTCCTTGTCGAGACAAAGCTGGGCTTGCCGCATTAATGGATAGACCATCTATCTACAAAGGATTTTATCATTCACAGCGGTTGCATTTGACCTCAACTGGATTTGATTCGGATGGTGTAGATTCAGGCATCCTACTTGAGCAAACACTTACAGTTGTTCTGCAGCCTTATGAAAGTAGAATCATTTCAACTTCCCAGGAAACAAAATCGCAACCAAGTTGGTCTTTGACTTCAATTTTTGAGAGGGAAGTCAATGGAAGATGTGTTCTTGCCAAGTCCAGTAATGTATATCTTCAACTTGATGGGGGTCTAGTTGCTGAACTAGATAATCTGCCGAAAGAAAATGAAATGTCTGTTGCTGATGATATAGTTTATGAAGGTTTGAGGAGTAGTCCTGGGTTTCAATTGTCTGTCAAGCCTGACAAGGTACTGGAGGAAGTGAATGGCTCCTATAAGAGAAATCCTTCACTTCTGTACGTATATTCACTTGAGAAGTATAGCGAATCAGAGCCATTTGATTTGGGCCTAACATGGAAGCTTCCTATAGTTTGGTCATGTCAGCAAGCACCATTACATGCTAGTAGATTCTTGATGGGAAGTGGGAATGAAAGGGGCGCTATTGCTATATCCTTTAAATCCACAGGATTGAGTGAGGAGTTATTGCATTTGGATACAACGGAAGAGAGTTGCAAGTTGCAGGTTAAGATTTTCCAAGTTGTTCCTTGGTACATTAAGGTGTATTATCATACACTACAAGTATTTGTAGATGAAAAACCACAAGCAGTTTCAGATGCTGTTGAGAAGATGCATGTTTCGCCTTCTGAAGACAAGGTGTCACCCGGGTCAATGGAAGTGTTACTAAAGCTTCCTTGTGGCATGATATCAGCTGTTGTAACTCTAGAATTTGATAAG GGATTTTTGCATATTGATGAATATCCACCAGATGCTAACCAGGGATTTGATATCCCATCAGCAATAATAAGCTATCCCAATTTCCAAGCAAGCATACAGTACATGGAAGATAAATCTTTGGAGACTTTACCTATTTTGGCAAAATTTCAG GAAAACAGTTCTGTTCTGTCTTACACTGAAGTATTACTTGTCCCTTTAACCACTCCTGATTTTAGCATGCCATACAATGTCATCACTATTACTTGCACAGTATTCGCATTATATTTTGGATCTTTACTAAATGTGCTTAGGCGTCGTGTTGCTGAAGAAGAGAGATTTTTAAAGAACAAAG ATGCGAAAAACGCCAGTCCTATATCGAAGTTCCTATCAAAGATTGCAGGAAGATCATTGGAAACATCTGAGTCGCCTTCAACAAAATCGTCCTTCTTCAGTTTAAAGCTCATACTCAAAGTTACATTAGTGACTGGAATTGCTGTTGTCTGGAAATTCTATTTGGAATAA
- the LOC133782765 gene encoding GPI transamidase component PIG-T homolog isoform X2: MELSFTQGRWNYERWGGFDPIPSNNAKPPGVELWAVFDAPQRQVDALWKNLTHALSGMFCASINFLESSTSYSAPKWGFRSGSGSLRYGTLPREAVCTENLTPWLKLLPCRDKAGLAALMDRPSIYKGFYHSQRLHLTSTGFDSDGVDSGILLEQTLTVVLQPYESRIISTSQETKSQPSWSLTSIFEREVNGRCVLAKSSNVYLQLDGGLVAELDNLPKENEMSVADDIVYEGLRSSPGFQLSVKPDKVLEEVNGSYKRNPSLLYVYSLEKYSESEPFDLGLTWKLPIVWSCQQAPLHASRFLMGSGNERGAIAISFKSTGLSEELLHLDTTEESCKLQVKIFQVVPWYIKVYYHTLQVFVDEKPQAVSDAVEKMHVSPSEDKVSPGSMEVLLKLPCGMISAVVTLEFDKGFLHIDEYPPDANQGFDIPSAIISYPNFQASIQYMEDKSLETLPILAKFQENSSVLSYTEVLLVPLTTPDFSMPYNVITITCTVFALYFGSLLNVLRRRVAEEERFLKNKDAKNASPISKFLSKIAGRSLETSESPSTKSSFFSLKLILKVTLVTGIAVVWKFYLE, from the exons ATGGAATTGTCTTTCACACAAGGTCGTTGGAACTATGAACGTTGGGGTGGTTTTGACCCCATACCAAGCAACAACGCCAAACCTCCTGGAGTGGAGTTATGGGCTGTCTTTGATGCCCCTCAGCGTCAAGttgatgctttatggaagaatctaactcatGCTCTTTCTGGAATGTTTTGTGCTTCCATTAACTTTCTAGAATCTTCAACCTCTTATTCTGCTCCTAAATGGGGCTTTCGCTCAGGTTCAGGCAGTCTGAGATATGGTACTTTGCCAAGGGAGGCTGTTTGTACTGAGAATCTAACTCCTTGGCTCAAGCTTCTTCCTTGTCGAGACAAAGCTGGGCTTGCCGCATTAATGGATAGACCATCTATCTACAAAGGATTTTATCATTCACAGCGGTTGCATTTGACCTCAACTGGATTTGATTCGGATGGTGTAGATTCAGGCATCCTACTTGAGCAAACACTTACAGTTGTTCTGCAGCCTTATGAAAGTAGAATCATTTCAACTTCCCAGGAAACAAAATCGCAACCAAGTTGGTCTTTGACTTCAATTTTTGAGAGGGAAGTCAATGGAAGATGTGTTCTTGCCAAGTCCAGTAATGTATATCTTCAACTTGATGGGGGTCTAGTTGCTGAACTAGATAATCTGCCGAAAGAAAATGAAATGTCTGTTGCTGATGATATAGTTTATGAAGGTTTGAGGAGTAGTCCTGGGTTTCAATTGTCTGTCAAGCCTGACAAGGTACTGGAGGAAGTGAATGGCTCCTATAAGAGAAATCCTTCACTTCTGTACGTATATTCACTTGAGAAGTATAGCGAATCAGAGCCATTTGATTTGGGCCTAACATGGAAGCTTCCTATAGTTTGGTCATGTCAGCAAGCACCATTACATGCTAGTAGATTCTTGATGGGAAGTGGGAATGAAAGGGGCGCTATTGCTATATCCTTTAAATCCACAGGATTGAGTGAGGAGTTATTGCATTTGGATACAACGGAAGAGAGTTGCAAGTTGCAGGTTAAGATTTTCCAAGTTGTTCCTTGGTACATTAAGGTGTATTATCATACACTACAAGTATTTGTAGATGAAAAACCACAAGCAGTTTCAGATGCTGTTGAGAAGATGCATGTTTCGCCTTCTGAAGACAAGGTGTCACCCGGGTCAATGGAAGTGTTACTAAAGCTTCCTTGTGGCATGATATCAGCTGTTGTAACTCTAGAATTTGATAAG GGATTTTTGCATATTGATGAATATCCACCAGATGCTAACCAGGGATTTGATATCCCATCAGCAATAATAAGCTATCCCAATTTCCAAGCAAGCATACAGTACATGGAAGATAAATCTTTGGAGACTTTACCTATTTTGGCAAAATTTCAG GAAAACAGTTCTGTTCTGTCTTACACTGAAGTATTACTTGTCCCTTTAACCACTCCTGATTTTAGCATGCCATACAATGTCATCACTATTACTTGCACAGTATTCGCATTATATTTTGGATCTTTACTAAATGTGCTTAGGCGTCGTGTTGCTGAAGAAGAGAGATTTTTAAAGAACAAAG ATGCGAAAAACGCCAGTCCTATATCGAAGTTCCTATCAAAGATTGCAGGAAGATCATTGGAAACATCTGAGTCGCCTTCAACAAAATCGTCCTTCTTCAGTTTAAAGCTCATACTCAAAGTTACATTAGTGACTGGAATTGCTGTTGTCTGGAAATTCTATTTGGAATAA